The following proteins are encoded in a genomic region of Dasypus novemcinctus isolate mDasNov1 chromosome 21, mDasNov1.1.hap2, whole genome shotgun sequence:
- the GPR142 gene encoding probable G-protein coupled receptor 142 yields the protein MGQEGRETAGPSWETLLPAPNGSGPSQEFSGPWPEIPERSPCVAGVAPIIYYSVLLGLGLPVNLLTTVTLARLATRTRKPSYYYLLSLTASDIVTQVVIVFVGFLLQGAVLAREVPQAAVRTANVLEFAANHASVWLAVLLTVDRYGALCHPLRHRATSSPGRTRHAIAAVLSIALLTGIPFYWWLDVWRDVDPPSTLDKVLKWAHCLIVYFIPCGIFLVTNLAIIRQLRQRGRSGLWPRVGKGTAILLGVTTLFALLWAPRIFVMLYHLYVAPVHQDWRVHLALDIANMVAMLNTAVNFGLYCFVSKTFRATVRDVMGDAYRPCTLRSQPEGTVEEPMLKPLGLPKGKEL from the exons ctGGCCCGTCATGGGAGACCCTGCTGCCTGCACCCAACGGCAGCGGGCCAAGCCAGGAGTTTTCAGGTCCCTGGCCAGAGATCCCAGAGAGGTCCCCCTGTGTGGCTGGTGTGGCTCCTATCATCTACTACAGTGTcctgctgggcctggggctgcctG TCAACCTCCTGACCACAGTGACCCTGGCCCGCCTTGCCACCAGGACCAGGAAGCCCTCCTACTACTACCTTCTGTCACTGACGGCCTCGGACATCGTCACCCAGGTGGTCATCGTGTTCGTGGGCTTCCTCCTGCAGGGAGCCGTGCTGGCCCGAGAGGTGCCCCAGGCGGCGGTGCGCACGGCCAATGTCCTGGAGTTTGCTGCCAACCACGCCTCTGTGTGGCTCGCCGTCCTGCTCACAGTTGACCGTTACGGTGCCCTGTGCCACCCCCTGCGCCATCGGGCCACCTCGTCCCCAGGCCGGACCCGCCATGCCATTGCCGCTGTCCTCAGCATTGCCCTGCTGACTGGCATCCCCTTCTATTGGTGGTTGGACGTGTGGAGGGACGTGGACCCCCCCAGCACGCTGGACAAGGTCCTCAAGTGGGCTCACTGCCTCATCGTCTATTTCATCCCTTGTGGCATTTTCCTGGTCACCAACTTGGCCATCATCCGCCAGCTACGGCAGAGGGGACGGAGTGGACTGTGGCCCCGGGTGGGCAAGGGCACAGCGATCCTCCTGGGGGTCACCACACTCTTTGCCCTCCTTTGGGCACCCCGGATCTTTGTCATGCTCTACCACCTGTACGTGGCCCCCGTCCACCAGGACTGGAGAGTCCACCTGGCCTTAGACATAGCCAACATGGTGGCCATGCTCAACACAGCTGTCAACTTTGGCCTCTACTGCTTTGTCAGCAAGACTTTCCGGGCCACTGTCCGAGACGTCATGGGTGATGCCTACAGGCCCTGCACCCTGAGGTCTCAGCCAGAGGGCACAGTGGAGGAGCCCATGCTGAAGCCCCTGGGACTCCCCAAAGGGAAAGAATTATAG